From the Paenibacillus tianjinensis genome, the window CACTCACAACCGGATTAAGCTGCAGGACGGTGCTTCTGTCCCGAGAATCGGACAGGGCACCTGGTTTATGGGCGAGGATGCTGCGAACCGTGCCGAGGAAATCGCAGCCCTGCGCCTGGGTGTGGAACTTGGCATGAACCTGATCGATACCGCTGAAATGTACGGGGACGGACGTTCCGAAGAGCTGGTCGGCGAAGCTATCCGCGGGATCCGTGATGATGTGTTTCTGGTCTCCAAGGTGTATCCGTATAATGCCGGACAAGGGTCGCTTATCCGCAGCTGCGAAGACAGCCTGAAACGTCTGGGCACTGATCATCTGGATCTGTATCTGCTGCACTGGCGGGGCAATGTCCCCCTGGAAGAAACCGTTGAAGGCATGGAGGCCCTGGTAGCTGCCGGCAAAATTAAACGCTGGGGCGTCTCCAACCTGGATACGGAGGATATGAAAGAGCTGCTCAGGATTCCCGGCGGGGAGCACTGTGCAGTGAATCAGGTGCTCTATCATCTGGGTTCACGCGGTATTGAGCATGAACTGCTGGCCTGGGAAAGAAGCCACAAGATTCCCGTAATGGCCTATTCCCCATTAGCACAGGCGGGCAGCCTGCGTAAAGGTCTTACCGAGAACGAGACTGTTCAAGATATCGCTTTGAAGCACGGGGTAACCCCGCTGCAGATCATGTTAGCCTGGAGCATCCGTGACGGCGATGTCATTGCCATTCCCAAGGCGGCTTCCCGCCAGCATGTCGCCGAGAATGCGGCGGCAGCTCAGATCAGGCTGAGCGATGATGAGCTGTGGATGCTGGATGAGGCATTCCCGCAGCCAGCCTGGAGAGTTCCGCTGGATATGATTTGATCTTAGCTTGTTAGGCATAGGAAGGCCGTCCGTTGATTGCGGACGGCTTTTGTGTGTGTCCAGGGAATAGGGGCAGGCGGAAGGTGCCTACTCTTGCGGACCGGAATTTACATATAAAAGGATAGAATGGAAACCATACTACAAGTGACGAGATAAATGAAGGGAATATCGCTAATGAAGCTGCGCAGACCGTTTAGGTATAACAGTAAAGCATCTGCTGCCCAACAAGTGCAAGACGCTTCTCAACCGCAAGACGCCGCTAATCATCAGTCTATGGTGCTAGATAAGGATTTGCAGCAAAATATCCATCAGATCCGGGCGATTTATGCCAAAAGTTCGGATATCATTTACCGCTCCTTTTATATCGAAGGCCAGACAAAAGCAATTCTGATCTATATTGACGGCCTGTCGGACTCCGCCGGGATCGAAAAAAATGTGATCACCCCTCTCATGCATGAGATCAACGGTGAGGCCACTGCCATTAGCCAGCTGGCGGAGCGGAAAATTTCAGCAGCTCAAGCAATACCCTTTACCACCTTCGGGGAATGTGTCAGCTATTTAGCGAATGGTCTGCCGGTGCTTATCCTGGATCAGGAAGCCACCGGTCTCGCTTTCGGATTGAACAAGTGGGAAAAACGCTCCATTGAAGAACCTGCGGCGGAGTCAGGCATCCGCGGGCCCCGCGAGGGCTTTACGGAAACGCTGCGGATCAATACTTCCCTGATCCGCCGGATCGTAAAGAGTCCTCTGCTCAAAATGGAAACGATGAAAATCGGCGGTTATACCCAAACGAATGTTGTCATTGCTTACATTGAAGGGCTGGCTGAGAAGAATCTGGTTGAAGAAGTCATCACCCGGCTGAAACGTATCCGGATCGACGGCATTTTGGAAAGCGGATATATTGAAGAGCTGATTGAGGATATGCCCTTTTCACCATTTCCGCAGCTGATGTCGACAGAACGCCCTGACGTAGCCTGTGCGAATTTACTGGAAGGACGGGTAGCGATACTGGTAGAAGGAACTCCTTTCGTATTAATTGAAGTGCACCCCTTAGAATAGACATTGGAAAAACCCCAGGGTAAATCCGATGTAATTCTAGGGGGTGCATTTTTATGCCAGCTAAGAAAGGTCAGAAGTTTAAGCATTATCCTGAGTCTGTGAAAGTAGAAGCTGTTCGACTGTTTATGGAGGAAGGATGGTGCTGCAGAAAGATTACAGAACACCTGGATATTAATGACAGGAAGCGTGTCAGTGTCTGGGTGAGGAAGTATCGGGCAAAGGGAAAAGACTCTTTTCAGGATAGACGTGGAGATCCGCACAGGTCTGAAACAGAGCAAGAGCGAGAACTACGTCGTTTACAGTTGGAGGTAGACGTTCTAAAAAAGTGGTTACAAATCTTGAATCGGGAGGGTTGAAGGATAGATATGTTGTCATCGACGAACTGAAGCATAAGCAGACCGTAAAGGAACTCTGTGGATATTTAGGGGTCCACAGAAGCGGTTACTATGCTTATCTGAAGCGCAAGGAAAAGGATCCAGACCAAGAGTTGAAACGTAAGATCAAAGCCATATACGAGCAACGGGACAAGACGGTAGGATACCGTCGGATACAGGATGAGTTATACCGCCAATATCACCTTGTCGTGAATCACAAGAAGGTTTTACGACTCATGCAGGAGCTTCGTATTAAGGCGATTATACGCCGTAAGTACGTCCATAGAACAACCTATGAGGCAGCAGTTTCGGATGGAAGAGTCGCAGAGAATCTACTGAAAAGAAATTTCAAAGCGGATAAACCCAACCAGAAATGGGTAACGGATGTTACACAATATCGGGTATTCGATGAGAAAATTTACTTATCAGCCATCAAGGATTTGTGGAATAACGAGATCGTCGGATACCACATTAGCAGATGTAACGACAATCCACTTGTATTAGAGACGTTTAGAAAGGCCTTTGAAACACATAAAGACGTGACTGGACTGATCGTTCACAGCGACCAGGGATGCCAGTACACGTCCCATGCATACCACGACATGCTGCCACAGGTTGGCGCCCAAATCAGCATGTCACGCCGAGGAAATTGTTATGACAATGCCTCCATCGAGAGCTTCTTCTCTCATCTTAAAGTCGAAGCACTCTACCCTTATGATATACGAAGTATCGCTGAGGCACAAAGAAGAATTGAGGAGTATATACGTTTTTACAATGA encodes:
- a CDS encoding aldo/keto reductase, which produces MNNSTHNRIKLQDGASVPRIGQGTWFMGEDAANRAEEIAALRLGVELGMNLIDTAEMYGDGRSEELVGEAIRGIRDDVFLVSKVYPYNAGQGSLIRSCEDSLKRLGTDHLDLYLLHWRGNVPLEETVEGMEALVAAGKIKRWGVSNLDTEDMKELLRIPGGEHCAVNQVLYHLGSRGIEHELLAWERSHKIPVMAYSPLAQAGSLRKGLTENETVQDIALKHGVTPLQIMLAWSIRDGDVIAIPKAASRQHVAENAAAAQIRLSDDELWMLDEAFPQPAWRVPLDMI
- a CDS encoding spore germination protein translates to MKGISLMKLRRPFRYNSKASAAQQVQDASQPQDAANHQSMVLDKDLQQNIHQIRAIYAKSSDIIYRSFYIEGQTKAILIYIDGLSDSAGIEKNVITPLMHEINGEATAISQLAERKISAAQAIPFTTFGECVSYLANGLPVLILDQEATGLAFGLNKWEKRSIEEPAAESGIRGPREGFTETLRINTSLIRRIVKSPLLKMETMKIGGYTQTNVVIAYIEGLAEKNLVEEVITRLKRIRIDGILESGYIEELIEDMPFSPFPQLMSTERPDVACANLLEGRVAILVEGTPFVLIEVHPLE
- a CDS encoding helix-turn-helix domain-containing protein yields the protein MPAKKGQKFKHYPESVKVEAVRLFMEEGWCCRKITEHLDINDRKRVSVWVRKYRAKGKDSFQDRRGDPHRSETEQERELRRLQLEVDVLKKWLQILNREG
- a CDS encoding IS3 family transposase yields the protein MKDRYVVIDELKHKQTVKELCGYLGVHRSGYYAYLKRKEKDPDQELKRKIKAIYEQRDKTVGYRRIQDELYRQYHLVVNHKKVLRLMQELRIKAIIRRKYVHRTTYEAAVSDGRVAENLLKRNFKADKPNQKWVTDVTQYRVFDEKIYLSAIKDLWNNEIVGYHISRCNDNPLVLETFRKAFETHKDVTGLIVHSDQGCQYTSHAYHDMLPQVGAQISMSRRGNCYDNASIESFFSHLKVEALYPYDIRSIAEAQRRIEEYIRFYNEDRAQRKLNKLTPVEYRNQLVA